One genomic segment of Rubripirellula amarantea includes these proteins:
- a CDS encoding glutamine synthetase III family protein, whose translation MSTTLTPPAKSGQAFSGSASGTNHANGAGSPRQSALAAAINYAISSPPVDFEDVPPQEYYAANVFTKSVMKDRLPKSVYKSLMMTIESGEKLDPSSADIVASAMKDWAVEKGATHYAHIFYPLTGSTAEKHDSFLSPTSDGSTLSEFSGKQLVQGEPDGSSFPTGGIRVTSQARGYTIWDVTSPAYILENPNGTTLCIPTAFVSWSGEALDKKTPVLRSMQALNLQAQRVLKLFGHADGAFVASTAGPEQEYFLIDRHFYFARTDLVTAGRTLFGCKPPKGQEFDDHYFGHIPERVLAFMLDAERQLFKLGIPVKTRHNEVAPGQFEVAPVFESANLAADHQQQMMSTLTKTAEKYGMACLMHEKPFAGVNGSGKHVNWSLGSSSQGNMLDPGETPHENAQFLVFCAAVIRAVYRHQGLLRAVVASAGNDHRLGANEAPPAIISIFLGDQLTDVFNQIKNGGASSSIKSGTLTVGVDVLPPLPKDSGDRNRTSPFAFTGNRFEFRAVGSEQSIAGPLVAMNTIIAESVDYCATKLEEATQGDPDALNEAIQSLLTEIITECSSVLFDGDGYSQEWHEEAARRGLKNLPTAADAFPELVKPVVEDLFEKYGVLSKRELHSRFETYQEQYCLKVDVEANLVISMAKRQIFPAAIRYQSELASTCANLKLVGYEFDTDTLDSLTSLVKALQDSVAALEYAVADEQASTMADEVRHRCDVVLPSMLAVRQCVDALEGVVADDLWPLPTYQEMLFIK comes from the coding sequence GTGAGTACGACACTTACTCCGCCGGCAAAGTCTGGCCAAGCATTCTCAGGTTCAGCGTCCGGCACCAACCATGCCAACGGTGCCGGGTCGCCTCGCCAATCCGCTCTGGCCGCCGCAATCAACTACGCGATTTCTTCGCCGCCGGTAGACTTTGAAGACGTTCCGCCGCAGGAATACTACGCGGCCAACGTGTTTACCAAGTCAGTGATGAAAGATCGGTTGCCCAAGTCGGTCTACAAGTCGTTGATGATGACGATCGAATCAGGCGAGAAGCTTGACCCATCATCCGCTGACATTGTCGCTTCGGCGATGAAGGATTGGGCTGTCGAGAAAGGTGCCACTCACTACGCGCACATCTTTTACCCACTCACCGGATCAACCGCCGAAAAGCACGACAGCTTTCTGTCGCCGACAAGTGACGGCAGCACGCTGAGTGAATTCAGCGGCAAACAACTCGTGCAGGGTGAACCGGACGGATCGAGTTTTCCAACCGGCGGAATTCGTGTGACGTCGCAAGCGCGTGGCTACACGATTTGGGACGTCACCAGTCCCGCCTACATTCTTGAAAATCCCAACGGGACGACGCTTTGTATTCCCACGGCGTTTGTTTCTTGGTCTGGCGAAGCGTTGGACAAGAAGACGCCGGTGCTTCGTTCGATGCAAGCACTTAACTTGCAAGCTCAGCGTGTATTGAAGCTGTTTGGTCACGCCGATGGTGCCTTCGTTGCCTCGACGGCTGGTCCCGAGCAGGAATACTTCCTGATCGATCGTCACTTCTACTTCGCTCGTACCGATCTGGTCACTGCCGGGCGAACCCTGTTTGGATGTAAGCCACCCAAGGGACAAGAGTTCGACGATCACTACTTTGGCCACATCCCTGAACGCGTGCTGGCTTTCATGTTGGATGCCGAACGGCAGTTGTTCAAGCTTGGGATTCCGGTCAAGACACGGCACAACGAAGTCGCGCCAGGGCAATTCGAAGTTGCGCCGGTGTTTGAATCCGCGAACTTGGCGGCCGATCACCAGCAGCAAATGATGAGCACGTTGACCAAGACGGCTGAGAAATACGGCATGGCTTGCTTGATGCATGAGAAGCCGTTTGCAGGCGTGAACGGATCTGGCAAACATGTCAATTGGTCGTTGGGCAGTAGTTCGCAAGGCAACATGCTCGACCCCGGAGAAACACCTCATGAGAATGCACAGTTTCTCGTTTTTTGTGCTGCCGTGATTCGAGCGGTCTATCGACATCAAGGATTGCTGCGAGCGGTCGTTGCGTCCGCTGGCAACGATCATCGACTCGGCGCCAACGAAGCTCCTCCGGCGATCATCTCTATTTTCTTGGGTGACCAGTTGACTGATGTGTTTAACCAGATCAAGAACGGGGGCGCAAGCTCGTCGATCAAATCGGGAACCTTGACCGTGGGAGTCGATGTACTGCCTCCATTGCCAAAGGATTCGGGAGATCGAAATCGCACTAGCCCGTTTGCGTTCACCGGAAACCGATTCGAGTTTCGCGCGGTCGGTTCCGAGCAATCCATCGCCGGTCCGTTGGTGGCGATGAACACCATCATCGCGGAGTCGGTGGATTACTGCGCAACGAAACTCGAAGAGGCGACGCAGGGAGATCCGGATGCTCTTAACGAAGCGATCCAGTCTCTGCTGACTGAGATCATCACCGAATGTTCAAGTGTTCTGTTTGATGGCGACGGGTATTCCCAAGAGTGGCACGAAGAGGCCGCTCGTCGCGGGTTGAAGAATCTGCCAACCGCTGCCGATGCGTTTCCCGAATTGGTGAAGCCAGTAGTCGAAGACTTGTTCGAGAAGTACGGCGTGTTGTCTAAGCGTGAATTGCATAGTCGCTTTGAGACGTATCAAGAACAGTACTGTTTAAAGGTGGACGTTGAAGCCAACCTGGTAATCAGCATGGCCAAACGCCAGATTTTCCCAGCGGCGATCCGTTACCAGTCGGAATTGGCGTCCACGTGTGCGAACCTGAAGTTGGTCGGGTACGAGTTTGATACCGACACCTTGGACTCGTTGACTTCGCTCGTCAAAGCGTTGCAAGACAGCGTAGCGGCGCTCGAGTACGCGGTAGCCGATGAGCAGGCTAGCACGATGGCCGACGAAGTACGTCATCGCTGTGACGTGGTGTTGCCGTCGATGCTGGCCGTTCGTCAGTGTGTCGATGCCTTGGAAGGCGTTGTGGCTGACGATTTGTGGCCGCTGCCGACTTACCAGGAAATGCTATTCATCAAATAG
- a CDS encoding DUF4097 family beta strand repeat-containing protein — translation MKKSSVFALHVGTVWLALSSVGCGLIASMVAETAKRTESIEVPLPESGKCVIKTVNGGIECLWSDVDAIEVQAVVHGRGRTIEAAQENLDLIELQTGVNDGEAFIRVAVPIGISGGASLVVTLPKSLEVEATSTNGAIRTDGIVGGMTAKTSNGKIEIKNAKGVVHANSSNGNITVDGDHLKDLQVQTSNGRVEVSGNLEPGDHSVNTSNGAIHVRLFEGASPEGATSVTATTSNGKVIVNGSKVKSGSSHQLAEGKTAATLRLTTSNGSIDVSSVPSELANSETADNADNADHSKSLAPAPDAPAPPATPSVVAE, via the coding sequence ATGAAAAAATCCTCTGTCTTTGCCCTCCACGTTGGCACCGTTTGGTTGGCATTAAGTTCGGTGGGATGTGGGCTGATAGCAAGCATGGTGGCTGAAACGGCGAAACGGACCGAGTCAATCGAAGTTCCGTTGCCCGAGTCTGGCAAGTGCGTCATCAAGACGGTCAACGGCGGAATTGAGTGCCTTTGGTCAGACGTCGATGCGATCGAGGTTCAGGCGGTGGTCCATGGTCGAGGCCGTACGATCGAAGCAGCCCAAGAGAATCTTGATCTGATTGAATTGCAAACGGGCGTCAACGACGGCGAAGCGTTCATTCGCGTTGCGGTTCCCATTGGGATTAGTGGCGGAGCGTCGTTGGTGGTCACGTTGCCTAAGTCGTTAGAGGTCGAGGCAACTTCGACCAATGGAGCGATCCGGACAGACGGAATCGTGGGGGGAATGACGGCCAAGACGAGCAACGGCAAGATCGAAATCAAGAATGCGAAAGGTGTCGTGCATGCCAACTCGTCCAACGGCAATATCACCGTTGACGGAGATCATTTGAAGGACCTGCAGGTTCAAACCAGCAATGGCAGGGTGGAGGTTTCGGGAAACCTCGAGCCTGGTGATCACTCGGTGAATACAAGCAATGGAGCGATTCATGTTAGACTGTTCGAAGGAGCGTCGCCGGAGGGGGCGACGAGTGTGACCGCAACGACGAGCAACGGTAAAGTTATCGTTAACGGATCGAAAGTGAAATCGGGATCGAGCCATCAACTCGCAGAAGGCAAGACCGCTGCGACGCTGCGGCTCACCACCAGCAACGGTTCGATTGATGTATCCTCGGTACCGAGCGAACTTGCAAACTCAGAAACCGCTGACAACGCTGACAACGCAGATCATTCGAAGTCGCTCGCCCCTGCTCCCGACGCTCCTGCGCCGCCGGCTACTCCTTCGGTTGTAGCGGAATAG
- a CDS encoding ABC transporter ATP-binding protein: protein MSESSGIVELQGVSKRYGNIDALRDVSLNIPKGVTGLLGPNGSGKSTLIKSLLGLLHVQTGHGRVLDFQWPRDARIIRDHIGYLPEDDCYVAGLVGIESVTLMARLSGLSSKEGLRRSHEMMDYCGFGEERYREVESYSTGMRQKLKFAQALVHDPPLLILDEPTTGLDPDQRLAMLRRIRNLATEHCKSVILSTHILPDVRSVCDHVVILVGGTVRVESSLEQLSRPAEPTMHVSTVNDPTDLISRLQTAGYTVHQDTESYGLRVEGIEQKNASKIWELAAETNTGIRRLEPAVNSLDQIFMDVATGSSVTPASMVAEADDACS, encoded by the coding sequence TTGAGCGAATCCAGCGGAATTGTTGAGCTTCAAGGCGTCAGCAAACGATACGGCAACATCGACGCGCTGCGTGATGTGTCGCTGAACATTCCCAAGGGAGTGACAGGGTTGCTTGGTCCCAACGGGTCGGGCAAGAGTACGTTGATCAAGTCGTTGCTGGGACTGTTGCACGTTCAAACAGGCCACGGTCGGGTGCTCGATTTTCAATGGCCTCGCGATGCCAGGATCATACGCGATCACATTGGCTATCTTCCCGAGGATGATTGCTACGTCGCGGGTCTCGTGGGGATTGAGTCGGTCACGCTGATGGCACGATTATCCGGGCTATCGTCGAAGGAAGGCCTACGGCGTTCGCACGAAATGATGGACTACTGCGGGTTTGGCGAAGAACGCTACCGCGAAGTGGAATCGTATTCGACCGGCATGCGGCAAAAATTGAAGTTTGCGCAGGCGTTGGTTCATGACCCGCCGCTGTTAATTCTGGATGAGCCGACGACGGGGCTCGATCCCGATCAACGTCTCGCAATGTTGCGTCGGATTCGAAACTTGGCGACCGAGCACTGCAAGTCCGTGATCCTGTCCACTCATATTTTGCCCGATGTTCGAAGTGTTTGTGATCACGTGGTCATCCTGGTCGGCGGAACGGTTCGCGTTGAAAGTTCGCTTGAACAGCTCAGTCGACCCGCGGAACCCACCATGCATGTTTCGACCGTCAACGATCCAACCGATCTCATCTCGCGATTGCAGACTGCGGGATACACCGTTCATCAAGACACCGAAAGTTATGGATTGCGAGTGGAAGGCATTGAGCAGAAAAACGCCAGCAAGATTTGGGAACTGGCGGCTGAGACAAACACGGGCATTCGTCGGCTCGAACCAGCGGTCAATTCGCTCGACCAAATTTTCATGGACGTCGCGACCGGTAGTTCGGTGACGCCTGCGTCGATGGTTGCGGAGGCCGACGATGCCTGTTCATGA
- a CDS encoding ABC transporter permease subunit, translating to MPVHDLGYRPWRGQRMARWLRPWVVARSSISLVWRRRWLRTMLMLAWLPVVFPALGIFAFEYSSTDPGMQRAIFQIARGPLNQPELAQQIIENPEEARHQVWSSLILTFFRYPQLVAMVVLIGLIAPMLVSYDLRTKAYLMYFSRPLSPSQYILGKSAVIWFLLAMIATLPALLVYVLGVLLSPDLSVVMQTWDVPLRILGASAVLMIPTTALAIAYSSLTSESRYATFAWFATWAMGFVAYQVLTSTTAVVASAEQNRTRGRRRWENIEFDADRYRLLSPYHTLGKVESWVFGLDTSAASVVPAVLVLVAITVISFWMVRRRVIARLSV from the coding sequence ATGCCTGTTCATGATCTCGGTTATCGCCCGTGGCGAGGCCAGCGGATGGCTCGTTGGCTAAGGCCATGGGTGGTCGCTCGCAGCAGCATTTCATTGGTTTGGCGACGTCGTTGGTTACGAACAATGTTGATGCTTGCTTGGCTGCCGGTGGTTTTTCCCGCGTTGGGAATTTTTGCGTTCGAGTATTCATCGACAGATCCCGGCATGCAGCGTGCGATTTTCCAGATCGCCCGTGGTCCGCTCAATCAACCTGAGCTTGCTCAGCAGATCATCGAGAATCCTGAAGAGGCCAGGCACCAAGTTTGGTCGTCGTTGATCCTGACGTTTTTTCGGTATCCTCAATTGGTTGCGATGGTAGTGTTGATCGGGTTGATCGCACCGATGTTGGTTTCATACGATCTACGGACGAAAGCTTACTTGATGTACTTTTCGCGGCCGCTATCTCCGTCGCAATACATCCTTGGTAAGTCCGCGGTGATTTGGTTTCTGCTGGCAATGATTGCAACGTTGCCTGCGTTGTTGGTTTATGTGCTCGGAGTGCTGTTGTCGCCCGATCTTTCGGTCGTGATGCAGACATGGGACGTGCCGCTTCGCATTCTTGGTGCGTCGGCGGTCTTGATGATTCCCACAACGGCGCTGGCGATCGCGTATTCGTCGTTGACATCGGAAAGCCGTTACGCCACGTTCGCTTGGTTCGCCACTTGGGCGATGGGGTTCGTTGCTTATCAGGTGCTGACTTCAACGACCGCCGTGGTAGCGTCGGCGGAGCAGAATCGAACGCGGGGAAGACGTCGGTGGGAAAACATAGAGTTCGACGCCGATCGTTACCGATTGCTATCTCCTTACCACACCTTGGGGAAGGTCGAATCTTGGGTGTTCGGTCTGGACACGTCTGCGGCGAGCGTCGTTCCGGCGGTCCTAGTGCTGGTAGCGATCACCGTGATCTCGTTTTGGATGGTCCGTCGTCGAGTCATCGCGAGGCTAAGTGTTTAG
- a CDS encoding ABC transporter ATP-binding protein has translation MIELNHVSKMYGNVVGVNDLTLEIPTGAFGLIGPNGSGKTTLINLLIGHFRPTLGTLRVFDCDPASDRRLLRRIGLCPASDVLYPNVSAIEWVTYQVRLHGIARTESRSLAETALETVGMTDAMHRPMGTYSLGMRQRTKIAQAIAHDPDLLILDEPYNGLDPVGRNDMTRLLKEWTDNGRGLIFASHVLQEIESVTSSFLLIHGGRLLASGTADEIESLLAETPQEICLVGNDVAKLIHRFADVDWVDAMDWNQTKDELRVSLREPMEFYDRIATWIRDDRLTISQLRTPNGNLEAVFESLLRRHRGEAP, from the coding sequence ATGATTGAGTTGAACCATGTCAGCAAGATGTACGGAAACGTCGTCGGAGTTAACGACTTAACGCTCGAGATTCCAACGGGAGCGTTCGGATTGATTGGCCCGAACGGTTCGGGCAAAACGACGCTGATTAACCTACTAATTGGTCATTTCCGTCCGACCTTGGGAACCCTTCGCGTATTCGATTGCGATCCCGCCAGCGATCGTCGTTTGCTCAGGCGGATCGGTCTGTGTCCGGCGTCCGATGTGCTGTACCCCAACGTCTCGGCAATCGAGTGGGTGACCTATCAAGTGAGGCTGCATGGCATTGCCCGAACCGAAAGCCGATCGCTTGCCGAAACGGCTCTTGAAACTGTTGGTATGACGGACGCGATGCATCGACCGATGGGGACGTATTCGTTGGGCATGCGTCAACGAACGAAGATTGCCCAGGCGATCGCGCATGATCCCGATTTGCTGATTCTGGATGAGCCTTACAACGGGCTCGATCCGGTCGGTCGCAACGACATGACACGGTTACTGAAGGAATGGACCGACAACGGACGCGGGTTAATCTTTGCCAGTCATGTGTTGCAAGAGATCGAATCGGTGACGTCGTCGTTCTTGCTGATCCACGGCGGTCGTCTACTCGCTTCGGGTACGGCTGATGAGATTGAATCGTTGCTGGCGGAGACTCCTCAAGAAATTTGCCTGGTCGGAAACGACGTCGCTAAGTTGATACACCGCTTCGCCGACGTCGATTGGGTGGATGCGATGGATTGGAATCAAACCAAGGACGAATTGCGAGTATCGCTGCGAGAGCCCATGGAGTTCTACGATCGGATCGCAACGTGGATACGTGACGATAGGTTAACCATTTCCCAGTTGCGAACACCCAATGGAAACTTGGAAGCAGTCTTTGAGTCACTGTTGCGCCGACATCGGGGAGAGGCTCCATGA
- a CDS encoding site-specific integrase, whose translation MPFLMINLDDLGDCQRGVRQLRERLRRAGVDPQPGDKGGNKTSADKQGPAALPLNQKLHRISQRGVWRFISGIARLDESPRSLAELDEALSLQPNKMRSTKAIFAKLENRFDIRFLRLAEEAGDDEAGNPRYIMPPRIRKAVREMAG comes from the coding sequence ATGCCATTCTTAATGATCAACCTCGACGACCTTGGCGATTGCCAACGCGGAGTCCGACAATTACGCGAGCGACTGCGGCGTGCCGGTGTTGATCCACAGCCAGGGGACAAAGGCGGCAACAAAACATCTGCGGACAAGCAGGGACCGGCCGCGTTGCCACTAAACCAAAAATTGCATCGCATCAGTCAGCGCGGGGTCTGGCGGTTTATCTCTGGCATCGCCCGACTCGACGAATCCCCTCGTTCGCTCGCTGAACTCGACGAGGCGCTATCGCTGCAGCCCAACAAGATGCGGTCGACGAAAGCCATCTTCGCGAAGCTGGAGAACCGATTCGATATCCGGTTCCTGCGATTGGCTGAAGAAGCGGGCGATGACGAAGCAGGCAATCCTCGCTACATCATGCCCCCGCGGATTCGCAAAGCCGTACGCGAAATGGCGGGTTAG
- a CDS encoding sulfatase family protein gives MKFALVVVVGLGLSASFVGKVLAAEVPPPNVVVIYTDDQGYGDISATNPRSRFQTPHLDRLAAEGMVFTDGHSSDTVCTPSRYSLLTGRYSWRTTLKRGVLGSDGDCLIAEDRMTVASLFQDNGYQTAMFGKWHLQMQFPGTFGKRDWTQPITDGPNEHGFDHFFGIPASMNFGVLAFVENSHVVQPPSLWTHKKSSRGRDTFRFMPPYDTHRQSKTDIEVAPSFRDDICLKVCTEKTVEFIERQSGSAKSGSPFFVYFALNSPHLPHCTSPEFIGKSKVGAYGDFMMETDHRVGEVLEALDQHGLTDNTLVFFSSDNGAENGYDKRLKPYGHSSKGNFRGGKRDIYEGGHRVPFLMRWPTVIKAGRTCDEPVGQIDLLATCADLLGVELPDDAGEDSVSLLPAMRSDDYPKPLRGPMMHHSGSGHFAIREGRWKLNLFRGSGGSLKPVFGKTSPGEQPFELYDLEKDVSETNDVCAQHPDVVARLTSIATQIVGDGRSTPGSPQLNDGLKHWPQLTWIPQATEPAQVKQHSKRAD, from the coding sequence ATGAAATTTGCGTTGGTAGTGGTTGTCGGTTTAGGGTTGTCGGCATCTTTCGTAGGAAAGGTGCTTGCCGCTGAGGTTCCGCCGCCCAACGTTGTCGTGATCTACACGGACGATCAAGGTTACGGGGACATCAGTGCAACCAATCCGCGATCCCGGTTTCAAACACCCCATCTTGATCGCTTGGCTGCGGAGGGGATGGTGTTCACCGACGGGCATAGTTCCGATACGGTTTGCACACCGTCGCGGTACTCTTTGCTAACGGGGCGTTACAGTTGGCGGACAACGCTGAAGCGAGGTGTCCTGGGTTCCGATGGTGATTGTTTGATCGCCGAAGATCGAATGACCGTTGCTTCGCTATTTCAAGACAACGGCTACCAAACCGCGATGTTTGGTAAGTGGCACCTGCAGATGCAGTTTCCCGGAACCTTCGGCAAACGTGATTGGACTCAGCCGATCACTGACGGGCCCAACGAGCACGGATTTGACCACTTCTTTGGTATTCCTGCTTCGATGAACTTCGGTGTTCTCGCCTTCGTCGAGAATAGTCATGTGGTTCAACCACCGTCACTTTGGACTCACAAGAAGTCATCGCGCGGGCGAGATACGTTTCGCTTCATGCCCCCGTACGACACGCACCGCCAAAGCAAAACGGACATCGAAGTCGCTCCGTCGTTTCGCGACGACATATGTTTGAAGGTATGCACTGAAAAGACAGTAGAGTTCATCGAAAGACAATCGGGCTCAGCCAAATCCGGTAGCCCGTTTTTTGTGTACTTTGCGTTGAACTCGCCACACTTACCTCACTGCACGTCGCCGGAGTTCATCGGCAAGAGCAAGGTGGGAGCGTACGGTGATTTCATGATGGAAACCGATCACCGAGTAGGCGAAGTGCTCGAAGCGTTGGACCAACATGGTTTGACTGATAACACGCTCGTATTTTTCAGCAGCGACAATGGTGCCGAAAACGGATATGACAAGCGGCTAAAACCTTACGGTCATTCCAGCAAAGGAAACTTCAGAGGTGGCAAGCGTGACATCTACGAGGGAGGTCACCGTGTCCCGTTTTTGATGCGCTGGCCAACCGTGATCAAGGCAGGACGAACCTGCGACGAACCGGTTGGGCAAATTGATTTGTTAGCGACTTGCGCCGACTTACTAGGCGTTGAACTGCCTGATGATGCAGGCGAAGACAGTGTCAGCCTACTACCGGCGATGCGAAGCGACGACTATCCGAAACCACTGCGTGGACCAATGATGCACCACTCGGGAAGCGGCCACTTCGCCATTCGCGAAGGGCGTTGGAAGCTAAATTTGTTTCGCGGTTCAGGCGGAAGTCTTAAGCCAGTTTTTGGTAAGACCAGCCCAGGGGAACAACCGTTTGAGTTGTACGACTTAGAAAAAGACGTCAGCGAAACGAACGACGTATGTGCGCAGCACCCTGACGTTGTTGCGCGACTAACATCAATAGCCACCCAGATTGTTGGGGACGGACGCAGCACACCGGGAAGCCCTCAACTCAACGACGGTCTCAAGCACTGGCCACAACTCACCTGGATTCCCCAGGCAACCGAACCCGCTCAAGTCAAGCAGCACTCGAAGAGGGCTGATTAG